In the Mytilus edulis unplaced genomic scaffold, xbMytEdul2.2 SCAFFOLD_1586, whole genome shotgun sequence genome, one interval contains:
- the LOC139507148 gene encoding dynein light chain Tctex-type 1 — SIEGAIGGNSYQHNKVNQWTSNVVEQCLNQLTKLGKPFKYIVTCVIMQKNGAGLHTASSCFWDNSTDGSCTVRWENKTMYCIVSVFGLTI; from the exons tCCATAGAAGGTGCCATTGGAGGAAACTCATACCAACATAATAAAGTAAACCAATGGACATCAAATGTTGTAGAACAGTGCTTGAATCAACTGACCAAATTGGGCAAACCATTTAAATATATTG TAACCTGTGTAATTATGCAGAAGAATGGTGCTGGTTTACATACTGCAAGTTCCTGCTTCTGGGATAACTCGACAGATG GAAGCTGTACAGTAAGATGGGAAAACAAGACAATGTACTGTATAGTATCAGTATTTGGACTGACGATCTAA